The following proteins are encoded in a genomic region of Mustela erminea isolate mMusErm1 chromosome 3, mMusErm1.Pri, whole genome shotgun sequence:
- the CPLX2 gene encoding complexin-2, which yields MDFVMKQALGGATKDMGKMLGGEEEKDPDAQKKEEERQEALRQQEEERKAKHARMEAEREKVRQQIRDKYGLKKKEEKEAEEKAALEQPCEGSLTRPKKAIPAGCGDEEEEEEESILDTVLKYLPGPLQDMFKK from the exons ATGGACTTCGTTATGAAGCAGGCCCTTGGAG GGGCCACCAAGGATATGGGGAAGatgctggggggagaggaggagaaggacccAGACGcacagaagaaggaggaggagcgaCAGGAGGCTCTGCGACAGCAGGAAGAGGAGCGTAAGGCCAAGCATGCACGCATGGAGGCTGAGCGGGAGAAGGTCCGGCAGCAGATCCGAGACAAG tatgggctgaagaagaaggaagagaaggaggcagaggagaaggccGCCCTGGAGCAGCCCTGTGAGGGGAGCCTGACCCGGCCCAAGAAGGCTATCCCTGCAGGCTGTGgggatgaagaggaggaagaggaggagagcaTCCTGGACACGGTGCTCAAATATCTCCCGGGGCCACTGCAGGACATGTTCAAGAAGTAA